The genomic window GAGAAAAAACTGGCTTTTTATAGTTGACGGCCATATAATAAAATAAGTTAAGCCCTCTCACCCTTCCCCTCTCCCCCGCAAACGGGGGAGAGGGCAGGGGTGAGGGGGGAGGAGCGCAGAATATCCTGGCAAGGGGGATACCATGGTGGAGATGAAAGTGCAGGGCTTGTTTTTTGATTCGGAGACGAATCAGTCCATCGTTGTCCTCAAAGAAGAGGCTACGGGAAGAACCTTACCCATCTGGGTGGGCCTCTTCGAAGCCAATGCCATCACCATGGGTATCGAACATACCTGGACCCCCCGCCCTATGACTCATGACCTAATAAAAAATGTCATTGAAGGGATGAACGCCAACGTGCGCCAGATTACGGTAAATGACCTGCGCTCCAACACGTTTTACGCCATCATTTACCT from Deltaproteobacteria bacterium includes these protein-coding regions:
- a CDS encoding bifunctional nuclease family protein: MVEMKVQGLFFDSETNQSIVVLKEEATGRTLPIWVGLFEANAITMGIEHTWTPRPMTHDLIKNVIEGMNANVRQITVNDLRSNTFYAIIYLEVDGRVVEIDSRPSDAIALALRVKAPIFVAEKVLESVGHTDPKTKKETSDKWIDDLFDKLKPEDFKTEM